The Cryptomeria japonica chromosome 9, Sugi_1.0, whole genome shotgun sequence DNA segment AAAAACTGTCCACAAAGATCATATCAATACTACAACGTGATCAATCTTCAAAAGACTTTAAGTTTATACAAATTTTGAGACAATCAAGACTTCAAGAGAATCATTTTTCTATAATTTGACAAATTAACTTAATAACAACCATGTCTCCATATACACCATCAGATTAAAAACTAAATACATCTTTCACTTACATTCAATTGAAATAAACAACCTTCATAATTTATCATTTCCCAACTCTTTTAATTTACCTAAGTTTATAGAAATTTTAACAATAATATATGTAAATTTAATATATCTACTAAACTAGGTGAAATCCCAAACGTTGAAGGTGCAGATTCACTCCTAAGAGTTTGGTATGCATGCACACCGTTAGGTAACGGTTTTCCATTACGCTTTTGATGGTTAGACACATAAAATCCACTTCTGAATGTTTCTAGACGTTAAGATGATAGGAATTGCACGTCAGCACTGATTATTCAAAGGGCTATTAATTGAAAATTATTAGTGGCCTTGATCTGAAGTAGAAGACCCACTGGTGGACATGTGAGGTGTCCACAAATATCTATACGGAGGTACTTTGTTTTCGAAATACAAAATGATTTCCACGTTGTCAAAAACCAAGAGAGACAGCCACGTTAGTCCTTTGTTTTCTTTTATAATTTGTCTTTACTGATGCAGCCcaaaattaaataccaagaatCCCCGCAACACATGATTCACCCGCATTCATATTTCGTTTAAGATGGTAGCAGATCGTACGGTTGAGATGGATATTCAGCTTTGCTCATCTGAAACTCAAACTACTCAGTTAGCAGTTGAAAAACCAGAGGAGAATTTGGGGGAGAACTCAACTGTTAATTACATAGCTGAGGAGGAGAGTGGAGGATGGAAGACATTTCCTTTCATCATAGGTTGTTCAACCGTtttataaaatttatcaaatgatggaaCCTCTTACAACAGCTGAAATTACAAAAAATGTTTATTGCTTGGAATTTTAAGATCTTTTCTTACACGCTTGTGTTTGTTGTTTTGATTTGAAACGTTTTGTAAGCAGGAAGTGAGCTCTGCACTGGAATAGCAATCACTGGTTTGTTGGCAAACATGATTGTTTACTTGACTACAGAGTTCAACATAAACAACATTGAAGCCACTCATATCCTCAACATATCCGGTGGAGGAAGTGAGCTGTCTCCTTTAATAGGAGCATTTCTTGCAGATGCTTTTCTGGGTCGCTTTTGCGCAATTTCCATATCTTCAGTTATAACGTTCATTGTACGTGCTTCCTTACTGTAATTTCTCTTAAAGTTACACCATGGGTATTAGTGGccaatttaatttgattttttctGTTTATGGTTGTTTCAGGCAATGATTCTTCTACTGCTGACAGCTATTATAGATCCCTTAAGACCACCTCCATGTAGCCCCAGTGTAAGAGCTACAGGAAGTTGTGTTGGCCCCACCACAGGACAGCATGCTGTTCTGTATGTTTACTTCGCATTATTAATTGCAGGATCTGCAGGATCAAGTAATTCAGGAGCTTTTGGAGCAGATCAATTTGCAAAGGGTGGTGGAAAACAGCTTCAGAGTTTCTTCAACTGGTATTATTGTGTGCTCTATATCTCAATAATGATAGCCTCCACTGTAATTGTGTATATTGAATCCAGTGTAAGCTGGGCATGGGGATTTGGGATTTGTCTTGCCCTGAATGTAATAGCTTTGATATTATTTTTCTCTGGGACGAGGTTGTACAATCGTGTGCGTCCACAGGGCAGCCCATACACAAGGCTTGCACAAGTGATAGTGGCGTGCCTTAGAAAAAGGCATTTGAAATTGCCTGCCATTGCAGAGGATTTTTACTATGGAGTAAAGGTTGAATCCGGGCTTCCCCTTACACAGCAGCTCAGGTAAATATTTCCTTTATAACCAGTGTTAAAGCAGGAGATGCGAATCTTAGATTAACCTCTGGTATTTCTGTTTACAAATAGGAattctttgaactcttttcaaTAGAAGGGTTATATAGGTAAGGACTATTTaaagaaataaaatcataaaaataaaataaaaagattaatattgcatattaattaaaaGTATTTGTTGTAGTAAAAAGAATGATATATTTGAATGTGAGATAATTCTAACTATTAAATAATATTTTCTACATGAAGTAATTTTTCATTctcttttgaaattaaaaatttattaggaAGTTTAATGAAGTTTAATGGCTTGGAGTGAAAGCTTCAAAGGATTGAGTAAGGCTCAATACAATAAGTGATCAGATGGAAATCATGCTATAGACAATTGTGACAACAAGATCTTAATACCACAAGAAATGAggactgcaccaacaccttctccagatgcatcgcACTGCAattcaaaaggtttggtgaaatcagGTAAAGTCAAAATGGGGCAGAAACTCATGATCCCCTTAAACTGATCAAACCTCCCATAAAAACCACACCACCAAAATTGAACAATTTTATTATAATGACTAATTAAATTGTTAACccctaaccaaaaaaattcaaccTAATAATAAATAATCTTTAATTTTTACAAACTTTAACATAtatagataaataataataattgatattAAATTGATATAGATTGAGTTAATTGGATGTTTATATTGAGTGTGTACAAAtatattatttttagaaaaattttaattttttttaaatgatttgtttATTTGATATATTTTACTGATTTGATAATTGTTTTAACTCTTAGAAGCAGAcccttctttaaaaaaaattaagtatgAAAATTTTTGGTTTGTTGACgatggaaaataaataaaaattaatgttaTGAAATGTTTACAATTCATAATAGTACATATAATCTCTGGATTCAATGGTGTAGAATAACAATTCATAATATTTGGTACATAgaatttctggattcaattgtataGAATTATTTTAGGTCAACATTTTCAATCACATGATCTAATTACTATTAACAGGTTTCTAAACAAGGCTgccataaaaacatcatcagacatATCTCCAGAAGGTCATACAAATCTCAGCCCATGGAAATTATGCACAGTTCAACAAGTGGAAGACCTGAAATGTATTATAAAAACGTTGCCAATATGGAGCTGTATAGTAGCTCCGGCCATTATAAACACCCAGGTGGGCACATTCTCAGTGTTGCAAGCCCTGGCAATGGACAGGCATCTGGGCCCTCATTTCAACATACCTGCTGCCTCTTTCTTTGTCTTCGGTCTCCTGGCATCCTCAATAACGTTATGTGTCTATGAAAATGTGGTGGTTCCCTGGGCTACTGCGAGGGAAATAAAAATAACAAAGCTGATGAGAATAGGATTAGGCATGGCAATCAATATTGTGGGAATTGGAGTGGCCGCCATAGTGGAGAGAAAACGTAGAGAGAACAGATCAGTAGTTCCATTGTCGATATTTTGGCTCCTTCCTCAGCAAGTAATTTTCGGGGTGGCAGGTGCGTTTAGCGTTGGgattattgatttcttttactctGAATTTCCAGAAACAGCACGCAGCACTGCCGCTGGTTTAGTGGGTGCAAGTGGTGCAGTGGGCTTTTATTTGAGCAGTTTGTTAGTGGCTATCATTCATAAAAACACTGATTGGCTTACTAATGATCTGAACCAGAGTCGTCTTGATTACTTTTACACCTTTCTTTGTGTAATTGGAGTGCTGAATATGGCCTATTTCTTCCCATGCGCTCGTTGGTATAAATACAAAGCACAAGCAGTCAACTCCCACAACATGTCTATGCCTTAACTTTGCTCTCCTTGTATGTGTGTGTAAAGAATCCATTTATTGGCAGAAAGACAGAGAATAACATAAAAGAAAAACGTACCTTCTCTCATGATAGACACACTCATGTTGAAGTGTTATATTGAGGGGAGGATAGCATCTTGTTCATGGCCAACAAATCTTCTTCTTTGTAAGAGAGAGATTGGTAAAAAGGATGTCGCATTCACAACCTCTACAGATGTGTTATACATCCTCTGTCATAAGATATTTCCTTTCCCTTCTTCAATAATAGGTAAATATTTTCTCTATTTTGAATACCATGTTCACTCTGAAATTAAATTTTAGCACTGGATATGGCTTCCAGAAATCTAGAAATTAACATAGCGCATATTCATTATTCCAGGAATCTCATTAGAGTGAGTGTCTCACATTTAATCTAAATctccaaaaaaacaaaaattagACTCTACCTATAATAGTTTATTTGGATGtctaaaataatttttataatcaaTATTTAGTTCTCTAGATATGTTTTTTAATTGTTAATTCAAATGTAAGTTGAGATTAAGATGTAAGAAATTTTTAACATTAATTGTTAGATAAGAAGTTTAACCATACTTCTTAATATtatcattattttctttattttagatATTAGTATGTATATAAATGTTGAAGAATTATAATTCAAATCTCGTTTTAGACATGATTAAACCACTAAATGAAATTGTTATTATTATTCTatctcaaaaaaataatttttctagCTTAAATTTAGTTTGTTTAGGATGAAGAGATGAGATTATGTTAGTTAAAAAAAGAAATAGTCATAAATAATTTgttgtaacaaaaaaaaaaaggaaaaagcatttagttaaattaattgtttttcaaatgatagaaggaaaaaaaattaaatagataatACAAATTTATTTAGGTGCAATATGTAACTTAGACTGTAgttattttggctccaaaaatgtCCTGCAGTAACACCAATAACTTTCATGTTATACTATAGTGGGGGACAATGGTTGCAGTGCTTCTATCGAGCCCGCAACCATTATGTGCCTATTTTGTAGTTTTTGtgtttgcataacacacaaattatcagTTGTATGATAGCATGGTTTTCGAGATAGATTAGGCACATCTTGTAACTTAGACTAATTAAATAAGATAACTATTTAAACATAATTAAAGATGAGAATGTGACTATATCTATATAGTTTAACTTGACTAATATTAGGAGGGATAGACTTTAGGTGTCTATAATCCATCCCTCTTTGAAGTGTCATTGTGACTAACTGTCATTGAGACTACCAGGAGAAATGGTCTATCAATTATTTATTTTGTGAGGAGCAATGTGACACTTGATTAAGGGGTGAACTTTCATTTGTGTCTCCTTCACATAAGCTTAGAGTTAGATTATGATTCTTGCATAATATATGATAGTGAAGcctattttatttataataatgaTGAATTCAAGTGACTTGTGCTAATAATTCTTTTATATCCCCTATCTCAGGgtctattgattatttatttagtaAGGAGAATTATGAAACTCACTTAGTTGATGAAAATTATATTTTCTTCCTTCACATGATCTCATTGATGGATCCATATTCTACAATAATTTGGATCATACTATAAGTGGTATTAGTAAAGACTTCATGTTGAATCATTTTATTAGGAATAAAGATACATCATCACATGTGAAAATATGTATAATATTGTATTATGATAATATATAAGGCATATGCATGAAGATATGCTCCTTATTGATATATTTTTAGAAAagatcaataaatgaaatattaaaatgattTGGTATTTATTATATTCTCCTTACACTTTATTCATTTAACTAAGACATGCCTTCATTTATTATTGTACTCTTGATCCTACAAAAGTTTTGTATAtcataattttttatcatttaccTTCTAGTGGTCATACCTTAGAAAATAATATAGCTTGATTTATGCATCATGTTCATACCCAATCTTCGAATACATATATGCCAACTCTCGTATGGATCATTTTATGTCCTATAATgatgtttttttaataaattttattgtaCATTATTTCTATAATGTCTCTGCATAATAAAGGATGATGGTAAAAAAATATGCACTTAATGTATCTCATATTAATCCATCATTAAACATGCAATTTatacaataaaaaatattgcaCAATAATTTACCAAACTAATGACAAAGTTAGAAAACGTGGAGAACTATGCTATGATTTATAAAATATATCAAGAATTACACTAATGTGATAATACATAATCAATTGACATGTGACATGTTGACTTAGCCTATACTAATTTGATTTTTTGAACTTATTTTTATGATGTATAATGATGGATTTTaccaattaattaatataaaatgtatGAAAATTACATGCTCAAGTTACTTTCATAAGGGAAACTCACTTGATTGGCTATTTTTCATGAAGCTTGATCTATTAaaatttttattgtattttataCCTCATAATTATATTTGTTCTTGTGGATATTTAACGAGTAATTTAATTGAACATTCAACTATAACATTGATTGTATAGTAAATTGTGCTTGACAAACTACTGGACTATAAACAACATGAATATAATATGATCAATTagtatgtgataagtttcaaactAATATTGTTCCTAAAGTACATTTGAaactattaaataattattaagaaATTAAAATAGTGTAAATTTGGAAATTAGGGCTTCAATTATAGAACCACAATCAATCCCAAATTGACCATTACAAGGGGAAAGATGgctgaacctaatagatctagcctcaatctcaCTTAGAAAGGGTTGAGaattttgatgtattttgacaGCAACAATAAGCTACAAATGTCACATAGAGCCACTGACTTGGATCTTGGCAAAATAAGATGTCTAGAATCTTCTCTTGAAAGTTAGGGCTGTTCTTTTAGGTTCAATTagtatcaattcattatgttccTTTGAATTTACCATCATTTAAAGTTGAACATGTTTTCCTTTGTGAACTCTGTTGATCCTGTCGAGTGAAACTCCACACTTGTTTGCTTCATACAGAAACAATTCTCTTTGAATTGAATTGATTAAAATTGGGGTTAAATAGGTGATAGTTGAAGTATCTTGATAGCAATGGTAAGTTACAAATGTCCCATATAGCCACTGACTTGGATTTAGGCAAAATAAGATGTCTCGAATATGCTCTCAAAGGTTCGGCCTAATTTTATATgaccaagtagtatcaattcaccattgTCCTCTAAATTTTGCATCATTAAAAGTTGAATCTGATCATCTTTGTGAACTCTATTGATCCCCTTGAGTAGAGCTTCGCACTTGTTTCTTGTACACAGAAAGAAAGAGAATGATGTTGGGGATAGgtatttgcctaagtcaaaccataGTTTTGGAGTTAACCTTGAATAAAATTAtgtaaaaaatcaaataaaatgttGAATTAGTATACTTCAGATCTACAATTATAGATGATGATggaattc contains these protein-coding regions:
- the LOC131037187 gene encoding protein NRT1/ PTR FAMILY 2.13 — translated: MVADRTVEMDIQLCSSETQTTQLAVEKPEENLGENSTVNYIAEEESGGWKTFPFIIGSELCTGIAITGLLANMIVYLTTEFNINNIEATHILNISGGGSELSPLIGAFLADAFLGRFCAISISSVITFIAMILLLLTAIIDPLRPPPCSPSVRATGSCVGPTTGQHAVLYVYFALLIAGSAGSSNSGAFGADQFAKGGGKQLQSFFNWYYCVLYISIMIASTVIVYIESSVSWAWGFGICLALNVIALILFFSGTRLYNRVRPQGSPYTRLAQVIVACLRKRHLKLPAIAEDFYYGVKVESGLPLTQQLRFLNKAAIKTSSDISPEGHTNLSPWKLCTVQQVEDLKCIIKTLPIWSCIVAPAIINTQVGTFSVLQALAMDRHLGPHFNIPAASFFVFGLLASSITLCVYENVVVPWATAREIKITKLMRIGLGMAINIVGIGVAAIVERKRRENRSVVPLSIFWLLPQQVIFGVAGAFSVGIIDFFYSEFPETARSTAAGLVGASGAVGFYLSSLLVAIIHKNTDWLTNDLNQSRLDYFYTFLCVIGVLNMAYFFPCARWYKYKAQAVNSHNMSMP